In a genomic window of [Empedobacter] haloabium:
- the cpaB gene encoding Flp pilus assembly protein CpaB, translated as MRNSRSLLIIGVALFLALAAVLVAAKWMTEQGAAAGTKVAIAATDIGQGARLSKDNVQLIDWPAGSLPPGAVSDLKQLENRVTRSDIGRGEPVLEAKLAPPGTTGGLSAVVAAGKRAMTVRVNDVVGVAGFALPGNYVDILVNLQASGGDMATREQSISKIVLERILVLAVAQESNRDDTKPKVVNAVTLELTPDQVEKLDLARSIGSLSLVLRNQVDPQPANTAGATRESVLGLPPVKAAPAPAAPPIAAPAARPAAPAVRAQEGVMVIRGLDAAPQSFNSKATP; from the coding sequence ATGCGTAACTCACGCTCACTGCTGATCATCGGCGTGGCCCTGTTCCTGGCGCTGGCCGCGGTGCTGGTGGCCGCCAAGTGGATGACCGAACAGGGTGCCGCGGCCGGCACCAAGGTGGCGATCGCCGCCACCGACATCGGCCAGGGCGCGCGCCTGAGCAAGGACAATGTGCAGCTGATCGACTGGCCGGCCGGCTCCCTGCCGCCGGGCGCTGTCTCCGACCTGAAACAGCTGGAGAACCGCGTTACCCGCAGCGACATCGGCCGCGGCGAACCGGTGCTGGAAGCCAAGCTGGCGCCGCCTGGCACCACCGGCGGCCTGTCCGCCGTGGTCGCGGCCGGCAAGCGCGCGATGACGGTGCGCGTCAACGACGTCGTCGGCGTGGCCGGCTTCGCCCTGCCCGGCAACTACGTCGACATCCTGGTCAACCTGCAAGCCAGCGGCGGCGACATGGCCACGCGCGAGCAGTCAATCTCGAAGATCGTGTTGGAGCGCATCCTCGTGCTGGCGGTGGCGCAGGAATCGAACCGTGACGACACCAAGCCGAAGGTGGTCAATGCCGTCACGCTGGAGCTCACGCCCGACCAGGTTGAAAAGCTGGACCTGGCACGCAGCATCGGTTCGCTGTCGCTGGTGCTGCGCAACCAGGTCGATCCGCAGCCGGCCAACACCGCCGGCGCCACGCGCGAGTCGGTCCTGGGCCTGCCGCCGGTCAAGGCCGCGCCGGCACCGGCCGCGCCGCCCATTGCCGCACCGGCTGCCCGGCCTGCCGCACCGGCAGTACGCGCCCAGGAGGGCGTAATGGTCATCCGCGGCCTTGACGCCGCACCGCAATCGTTCAATTCCAAGGCCACGCCATGA
- a CDS encoding ATP-binding protein — MNDIFTAPADTRAPRTVEDTGLPFLFLAELVAKVLYQRGQMRLPELASHLKLNVSVIDPLIAFLRAEKLCDLVRLGSSGTDADINYLLTESGRLRAATALARNAYAGPAPVTLAAYTTQVQAQSVANVHVTRTRMGEVFDGTVVNPRVLAQLGAAMNSGRALFLHGLAGSGKTYLAERLRDLLSGAIAVPYALMVDGEVIPFFDTVQHQPAAEPVTITSGFDRGTATDMRWVRGVRRPAALAGGELTLDMLDLRFDPHTRLYQAPPHLKSNNGIFIIDDLGRQRCSPEALMNRWIVPMDRNVDYLTLHTGHTFQVPFDVIVVFSSNFVPHRLSDGAFLRRLGYKIEVPPATTDEYGVLFRQACAQAGVPFDADAFAYLLDCHRQRNVPLLACHPRDLVRQLRDLARYEDRAPELSRRTLDWAWDNYFAAGSQHGGLDVDRRERGWMEND, encoded by the coding sequence GTGAACGACATCTTTACCGCGCCGGCCGACACCCGCGCGCCGCGTACCGTCGAGGACACGGGCTTGCCCTTCCTGTTCCTGGCCGAACTGGTGGCCAAGGTGCTGTACCAGCGCGGCCAGATGCGCCTGCCGGAACTGGCCTCGCACCTGAAACTCAATGTCAGCGTGATCGATCCGCTGATCGCCTTCCTGCGCGCCGAGAAGCTGTGCGACCTGGTGCGCCTGGGCAGCAGCGGCACCGATGCCGACATCAACTATCTGCTGACGGAATCGGGCCGCCTGCGTGCCGCCACGGCGCTGGCACGCAATGCCTACGCCGGCCCGGCGCCCGTCACGCTGGCGGCCTACACCACGCAGGTGCAGGCGCAGAGCGTGGCCAACGTGCACGTCACGCGCACGCGCATGGGCGAGGTGTTCGACGGCACCGTCGTCAACCCGCGCGTGCTGGCGCAGCTGGGCGCGGCGATGAATTCCGGCCGCGCGCTGTTTCTGCACGGCCTGGCCGGCAGCGGCAAGACGTATCTCGCCGAACGCCTGCGCGACCTGCTGTCCGGCGCCATCGCCGTGCCGTACGCCCTGATGGTGGACGGCGAAGTGATTCCGTTCTTCGACACCGTGCAGCACCAGCCGGCCGCGGAACCGGTGACGATCACGTCCGGCTTCGACCGCGGCACGGCCACCGACATGCGCTGGGTGCGTGGCGTGCGCCGTCCCGCCGCGCTGGCCGGCGGCGAGCTGACGCTGGACATGCTGGACCTGCGCTTCGACCCGCACACCCGCCTGTACCAGGCGCCGCCGCACCTGAAGTCGAACAACGGCATCTTCATCATCGACGACCTGGGGCGCCAGCGCTGCTCCCCCGAGGCGCTGATGAACCGCTGGATCGTGCCGATGGACCGCAACGTCGACTACCTGACGCTGCATACCGGTCACACCTTCCAGGTGCCGTTCGACGTGATCGTGGTGTTCTCGTCGAACTTCGTGCCGCACCGCCTGTCCGACGGGGCCTTCCTGCGCCGGCTGGGCTACAAGATCGAGGTGCCACCAGCGACCACCGACGAATACGGCGTGCTGTTCCGCCAGGCCTGCGCCCAGGCCGGCGTGCCGTTCGACGCCGACGCGTTCGCCTACCTGCTCGACTGCCACCGCCAGCGCAACGTGCCGCTGCTGGCCTGCCACCCGCGCGACCTGGTGCGCCAGCTGCGCGACCTGGCGCGCTACGAGGACCGCGCCCCAGAACTGAGCCGTCGCACGCTGGACTGGGCATGGGACAACTACTTTGCCGCCGGTAGCCAGCATGGCGGTCTTGATGTGGATCGCCGCGAACGCGGCTGGATGGAGAACGATTGA
- a CDS encoding prepilin peptidase — MTLLPLLLLCVLLALAVWHDLRARRIPNAIVFPGAVLALALHALLPAGEGLFGTPMGSLGLLSSLGGWALGLAFLMPMYALRLMGAGDVKLLAMVGAFVGAGQILTVGIATLLAGGVLALAVAAWQGSLRRVLNNTYQTMLHAGLTQLSDGIALPAAASGRLPYAVAIAGGTGACVAWLHLVGELPL, encoded by the coding sequence GTGACACTGCTCCCCCTGCTGCTGCTGTGCGTACTGCTGGCCCTCGCGGTCTGGCACGACCTGCGCGCGCGCCGCATTCCGAATGCCATCGTGTTTCCGGGCGCCGTGCTGGCGCTGGCCCTGCATGCGCTGCTGCCGGCCGGAGAGGGCCTGTTCGGCACGCCGATGGGCAGCCTGGGACTGCTGTCTTCGCTGGGCGGCTGGGCCCTCGGCCTGGCCTTCCTGATGCCCATGTACGCGTTGCGCCTGATGGGCGCCGGCGACGTCAAGCTGCTGGCCATGGTGGGTGCCTTCGTTGGCGCCGGCCAGATTCTCACCGTGGGCATCGCCACCTTGCTTGCCGGCGGCGTGCTGGCGCTGGCCGTGGCCGCCTGGCAGGGCAGCCTGCGCCGCGTATTGAACAATACCTACCAGACCATGCTGCACGCCGGCCTGACGCAGCTGAGCGACGGCATCGCGCTGCCCGCCGCAGCCAGCGGCCGCCTGCCTTATGCCGTGGCGATCGCCGGTGGCACGGGCGCCTGCGTCGCCTGGCTGCACCTGGTCGGGGAGCTGCCGCTGTGA
- a CDS encoding Flp family type IVb pilin, whose translation MNFIKNFIREEDGVTAIEYALIASLIAAVIGVAVKALGGDINKIFENLKKAIAGTAPTA comes from the coding sequence ATGAACTTCATCAAAAACTTTATCCGCGAAGAAGACGGCGTGACCGCTATCGAATATGCACTGATCGCATCCCTGATCGCGGCAGTGATCGGCGTCGCTGTGAAGGCGCTGGGCGGCGACATCAACAAAATCTTCGAAAACCTGAAGAAGGCAATCGCCGGCACCGCCCCGACCGCCTAA
- a CDS encoding response regulator transcription factor has product MTIRIMLVDDHKTMLWGLERLIQAEAPALTLVGSASTPEEATSLCATLKPDVILLDLDLKGSSSLEILPTLLSNGVTRAVILSANRDQATLTAAVKLGARGVVSKEAATEDVLAAVRKVHGGELWLDQSLMQALLGQIVAPVPKADPEAQRIAALTAREREVIGMIVQGKGALNKELAERAFISERTLRNHLTAIYQKLNVANRLELYVYATRHNLGT; this is encoded by the coding sequence CCATGCTGTGGGGCCTCGAGCGCCTGATCCAGGCCGAGGCCCCGGCGCTGACCCTGGTCGGCAGCGCCAGCACGCCGGAAGAAGCCACCAGCCTGTGCGCCACCTTGAAACCGGACGTGATCCTGCTCGACCTGGATTTGAAAGGCAGCAGCTCGCTGGAAATCCTGCCGACGCTGCTGTCGAACGGCGTCACGCGCGCCGTGATCCTGTCCGCCAACCGCGACCAGGCCACCCTGACGGCCGCCGTCAAGCTGGGTGCGCGCGGTGTCGTCAGCAAGGAAGCGGCCACGGAGGACGTGCTGGCCGCGGTGCGCAAGGTGCATGGCGGCGAGCTGTGGCTGGACCAGTCGCTGATGCAGGCGCTGCTGGGCCAGATCGTCGCGCCGGTGCCGAAGGCCGACCCGGAAGCGCAGCGCATCGCGGCGCTGACGGCGCGCGAACGCGAAGTGATCGGCATGATCGTGCAGGGCAAGGGCGCGCTGAACAAGGAGCTGGCCGAACGCGCCTTCATCTCCGAGCGCACGCTGCGCAACCACCTGACGGCGATCTATCAAAAACTGAACGTGGCGAACCGTCTGGAACTGTACGTCTACGCCACCCGTCACAACCTCGGCACGTGA